From Erigeron canadensis isolate Cc75 chromosome 8, C_canadensis_v1, whole genome shotgun sequence, one genomic window encodes:
- the LOC122579256 gene encoding uncharacterized protein LOC122579256 — MSGDWLGEVPTACERVYKSLLQCHRRVPIGVRETTCRHLNRSLAECMISYICPNQSEAVKNLCGPNHNNNSGTALKRSQCQQAQISLATCISFHQQPGPLR, encoded by the coding sequence ATGTCAGGAGATTGGTTGGGGGAGGTACCGACGGCGTGCGAGAGGGTTTATAAATCGTTACTGCAGTGCCACCGGCGTGTCCCAATCGGTGTTCGTGAAACCACTTGCCGTCACTTGAATCGTTCCCTTGCGGAATGCATGATTTCATATATTTGCCCCAATCAATCAGAGGCTGTTAAAAACCTATGCGGCcctaatcataataataattcgGGAACCGCCCTAAAACGTTCCCAATGTCAACAAGCCCAGATCTCTCTCGCCACTTGCATCTCTTTTCATCAGCAGCCTGGCCCACTGCGTTAA
- the LOC122579254 gene encoding uncharacterized protein LOC122579254 codes for MHVKRYADVMLQGRIHKIAFQKKQAQPRSHWSHLYLWVTRLVKVYWNHYCFRFGTSWKTNSSRAGSMVCVVWWSLSWRWYLVFITNDSHIALLSVYLKAYSSDVGLIPCTRSVFVIHKAKGSVWLEVRYRTGARCLAGTPLVLHRTEWLANQGGLYGCTSMGHWHLFSVFFIVLC; via the exons ATGCATGTTAAGAGATATGCAGATGTTATGCTCCAAGGAAGGATCCACAAAATAGCTTTCCAGAAGAAGCAAGCCCAGCCAAGGAGCCATTGGAGTCACTTATATCTTTGG GTCACTAGACTAGTAAAGGTGTATTGGAACCATTATTGCTTCCGGTTCGGTACTAGTTGGAAAACAAATTCATCACGTGCAGGTTCCATGGTATGTGTTGTGTGGTGGAGTCTCTCATGGAGATGGTATTTGGTTTTTATTACAAATGATTCGCATATTGCATTGTTGTCAGTTTATTTAAAAGCATATTCTAGTGACGTTGGATTGATACCATGCACAAGGTCTGTCTTTGTTATTCATAAGGCAAAAGGGAGTGTATGGTTAGAGGTGCGGTACCGCACGGGTGCACGGTGCCTCGCGGGAACACCTCTGGTACTGCACAGAACGGAATGGTTAGCTAATCAG GGTGGGCTGTACGGCTGTACCTCAATGGGCCATTGGCATCTATTTTCAGTGTTTTTCATAGTTCTGTGCTGA